The following proteins come from a genomic window of Sesamum indicum cultivar Zhongzhi No. 13 linkage group LG10, S_indicum_v1.0, whole genome shotgun sequence:
- the LOC105171552 gene encoding pectinesterase-like has product MGDKMKKIAMASLSSILLVAMVLPLATGDSPTNSNKAAHALCTSVDYKITCEKSLSGANSSDPQELIKVAFNHAITDIQEAIKNSTLYKQAALDHRTKGALEVCEEVLDTSIDDLRRSFDRVGNLDITKLKQYIEDVKVWLSGAITNHETCLDAFQNTTGDTGEKMKNLLHSSGMMLSNGLAMVGDISSIFSSLSLGGFTSRRLLEEEGSLAYGVDQTDGEDPKTAFDGKVTDAAGPPSFVDAEARRIMTANVNTLKANIVVAQDGSGQFKTITGAINSLPKKGDGPFVIHVKAGFYKENVIFPKKVNNVVLIGDGPLKTRISGSKNYVDGVQTFHTAVLGVNGDGFIAKDIGIENTAGPIKHQAVAVRVSGDKSIFYNVHMNSFQDTLYAHAYRQYYRDCTITGTIDFIFGDAAAVFQNCQMIVRKPLANQGCMVTAQGRKERRSTGVTVIQNCHILAEPAFLSTKPPVKAYLGRPWKQFSRTIIMQTLIDGFIAPEGWAPWEGNFALDTLYYGEFKNRGPGSDMSRRVRWKGIQTITPAIAESFTPGRLFAGDEWVRQSGVPYVAGMV; this is encoded by the exons ATGGGTGACAAGATGAAGAAAATCGCTATGGCCAGCCTCTCGTCCATCCTCCTGGTGGCCATGGTCTTGCCCTTGGCGACTGGCGACAGTCCCACCAACTCCAACAAGGCGGCGCATGCCCTTTGCACCTCCGTGGACTACAAAATAACCTGTGAGAAGAGCCTGTCCGGTGCCAACAGCTCCGACCCTCAGGAGCTTATAAAAGTAGCGTTCAACCACGCCATCACAGACATCCAGGAGGCCATCAAGAACTCCACCCTATACAAACAAGCCGCCTTGGATCACAGAACCAAAGGGGCCCTTGAGGTGTGTGAAGAAGTGCTCGACACCTCCATCGACGACTTGAGGAGATCCTTTGACAGAGTCGGCAATTTAGACATCACCAAGCTCAAGCAGTACATCGAAGATGTCAAGGTATGGCTAAGTGGTGCCATCACCAACCATGAGACGTGCCTCGACGCCTTCCAGAACACCACAGGTGATACTggagagaaaatgaagaatCTGCTCCATTCTTCGGGCATGATGTTGAGCAATGGCCTGGCGATGGTGGGCGATATCTCCTCGATTTTTTCGTCCTTATCGCTGGGAGGATTCACTAGCCGAAGGCTCCTCGAGGAAGAAGGTAGCCTTGCATACGGTGTGGATCAAACGGACGGGGAAGACCCCAAGACTGCCTTTGATGGAAAAGTAACTGACGCTGCTGGTCCTCCTTCTTTCGTTGACGCTGAGGCCCGGAGGATAATGACAGCCAATGTGAATACGTTAAAGGCAAATATTGTGGTGGCGCAAGATGGGAGCGGTCAGTTTAAGACCATCACGGGAGCTATCAATTCCTTGCCAAAGAAGGGCGATGGCCCGTTCGTGATTCATGTAAAGGCTGGTTTTTACAAAGAGAATGTTATCTTTCCAAAGAAGGTTAACAACGTGGTGTTGATCGGAGACGGGCCATTGAAGACCAGAATCAGCGGCAGCAAGAACTACGTAGATGGAGTTCAAACCTTCCACACTGCCGTTCTTG GCGTGAATGGAGACGGGTTCATCGCCAAGGACATCGGCATCGAGAACACCGCCGGACCCATTAAGCACCAAGCAGTGGCCGTTCGTGTATCCGGCGACAAATCCATCTTTTACAACGTCCACATGAATAGCTTCCAGGACACTCTCTACGCCCACGCCTACCGTCAGTACTACCGCGACTGCACCATCACCGGTACCATTGACTTTATCTTCGGCGACGCTGCGGCCGTTTTCCAGAATTGCCAGATGATAGTCCGCAAGCCGTTGGCAAACCAGGGATGCATGGTCACAGCCCAAGGCCGCAAGGAACGCCGCAGCACTGGCGTCACGGTGATCCAGAACTGCCACATCTTGGCCGAGCCTGCGTTCCTCAGCACTAAACCTCCAGTGAAAGCTTACCTCGGACGTCCCTGGAAGCAGTTCTCCAGGACCATCATCATGCAAACCCTCATTGACGGGTTCATTGCACCAGAGGGGTGGGCACCGTGGGAAGGAAATTTTGCACTCGACACACTGTACTACGGGGAGTTCAAGAACCGTGGACCAGGGTCGGATATGTCGAGGAGGGTCAGATGGAAGGGCATCCAGACTATTACTCCAGCAATTGCTGAGAGCTTTACTCCCGGAAGACTGTTTGCAGGTGATGAATGGGTCAGACAATCCGGAGTTCCTTATGTTGCTGGCATGGTCTAG